The proteins below are encoded in one region of Brassica napus cultivar Da-Ae chromosome A6, Da-Ae, whole genome shotgun sequence:
- the LOC106346350 gene encoding protein SUPPRESSOR OF K(+) TRANSPORT GROWTH DEFECT 1, with protein sequence MYSNFKEQAIEYVKQAVQEDNAGNYNKAFPLYMNALEYFKTHLKYEKNPKIREAITQKFTEYLRRAEEIRAVLDEGGSGPGSNGDAAVATKAKSKGKDGDGEDKEQSKLRAGLDSAIVREKPNVKWSDVAGLESAKQALQEAVILPVKFPQFFTGKRRPWRAFLLYGPPGTGKSYLAKAVATEADSTFFSVSSSDLVSKWMGESEKLVSNLFEMARESAPSIIFVDEIDSLCGQRGEGNESEASRRIKTELLVQMQGVGHNDEKVLVLAATNTPYALDQAIRRRFDKRIYIPLPDVKARQHMFKVHLGDTPHNLNESDFEYLARKTEGFSGSDVAVCVKDVLFEPVRKTQDAMFFFKSADGTWMPCGPKQSGAIQITMQDLAEKGLAEKIIPPPISRTDFEKVLARQRPTVSKSDLEVHERFTKEFGEEG encoded by the exons atGTATAGCAATTTCAAGGAGCAAGCGATCGAGTACGTGAAGCAAGCGGTTCAAGAAGACAACGCCGGGAACTACAACAAGGCCTTCCCTTTGTACATGAACGCGCTCGAGTACTTCAAAACCCATCTCAAGTACGAGAAGAACCCTAAGATCAGAGAAGCGATCACGCAAAAGTTCACCGAGTATCTCCGCCGCGCTGAGGAGATCCGAGCTGTTTTGGACGAAGGCGGGTCGGGTCCTGGATCTAACGGGGATGCTGCTGTGGCCACGAAGGCGAAGAGTAAAGGGAAGGATGGAGATGGGGAGGATAAGGAGCAGTCGAAGCTCCGAGCTGGGTTGGACTCTGCGATCGTGAGGGAGAAGCCTAATGTGAAGTGGTCTGATGTTGCGGGGCTTGAGAGTGCTAAGCAGGCGTTGCAGGAAGCTGTGATCTTGCCTGTTAAGTTTCCGCAGTTCTTCACAG GGAAGAGGAGGCCGTGGAGAGCTTTTCTGCTGTATGGGCCTCCTGGGACTGGGAAGTCGTACTTGGCTAAGGCTGTTGCTACTGAAGCAGATTCTACGTTTTTCAG TGTGTCTTCATCGGATTTGGTCTCGAAGTGGATGGGTGAAAGTGAAAAGCTGGTATCAAACCTTTTCGAGATGGCCCGGGAGAGTGCTCCGTCAATTATATTCGTTGATGAGATAGATTCTTTGTGTGGTCAACGTGGGGAAGGTAATGAGAGTGAGGCTTCAAGACGTATCAAAACAGAGCTTCTTGTTCAGATGCAG GGTGTTGGACACAATGATGAGAAAGTCCTTGTACTGGCAGCAACAAACACACCTTATGCTCTTGATCAG GCTATTCGGAGACGTTTTGATAAGCGTATCTATATCCCTCTACCGGATGTGAAGGCTCGGCAGCACATGTTCAAA GTGCACCTGGGAGATACTCCTCATAATTTGAATGAGTCTGATTTTGAATATTTAGCTCGCAAGACAGAGGGATTTTCTGGTTCAGATGTTGCTGTTTGT GTGAAGGATGTTTTGTTTGAACCTGTGAGGAAAACCCAAGATGCCATGTTCTTTTTCAAGTCAGCTGATGGGACGTGGATGCCATGTGGCCCTAAACAATCTGGTGCCATTCAGATTACGATGCAAGATTTAGCAGAAAAAGGGCTCGCGGAAAAG ATTATTCCACCGCCCATCTCAAGAACAGATTTTGAGAAGGTATTAGCAAGACAGCGACCAACAGTGAGCAAGTCTGATCTTGAGGTCCATGAGAGATTCACAAAGGAATTTGGAGAGGAAGGTTGA